The segment GGAAGGTGATGGTAAAGAAGAACTCGCCCGCAGGTTCATCTTCCCAGGAACGCTTGTACTGGGCGCGGAACTCATATGTTCCGGGTTTTTCTGCGGTAACAAGCCACTCATAGGTTCCGCCGGAGCCGACAATGCCGTCTGCGACCGGAGTCGGGACATAGGTCGCATTCAGGATGACAAGGTTGTCACTCTTTGTAGCGGAAAGACCGGGAACAGCAGTCCACTGATAGCCGGTGGTCGGGTTGCCTTCTGTGGTGATTTTGACCGTTTCACCTGCTGCCGGGCTGACAATGCCTTCGAAGGTAACAGAGAGCAGCGGATCGGTGGTTTCCGTTTTTGTTCCGTTGGAGAAAACCAGCGTCTGATTCAGGGTTGCCTCAGGGATCTTGTCTTCCCACGCACGCTGATAGTTTGCAACAAACTGATAGGTGCCTGCTTTGTCTGCCGTGATCGTGAAGATCTCATTGCCGCCGGCACCGGCAAGGCCGGCAGTTTCCGGGGCCGCTTCATAGGTCTGGTTGATCACAAGACCGGTAACATTGTCGGCAAACCACTGGTAACCGGTGGTCGGGTTGCTTGGGACAAGGTAGCGGATCATGTTGCCTGCCGGAACAGCCACGCCGTACTTTTCCACAGTAATGGTGGTGACGGGTGTCATGTTGTCCGGGAGTTTTGTTGGTTCCTGTGTCGGTACGACGGTCGCCGCGGGCGTTGCCGTTGGTGTGGGAGTTGCCGGCGTATCGGTTCCGATACAGCCTGCACTGAAGATGCAGACAGCAACG is part of the Methanocorpusculum vombati genome and harbors:
- a CDS encoding protease inhibitor I42 family protein; the encoded protein is MARLGIAVFVLIAVAVCIFSAGCIGTDTPATPTPTATPAATVVPTQEPTKLPDNMTPVTTITVEKYGVAVPAGNMIRYLVPSNPTTGYQWFADNVTGLVINQTYEAAPETAGLAGAGGNEIFTITADKAGTYQFVANYQRAWEDKIPEATLNQTLVFSNGTKTETTDPLLSVTFEGIVSPAAGETVKITTEGNPTTGYQWTAVPGLSATKSDNLVILNATYVPTPVADGIVGSGGTYEWLVTAEKPGTYEFRAQYKRSWEDEPAGEFFFTITFR